In the Candidatus Nitrospira nitrosa genome, one interval contains:
- a CDS encoding tetratricopeptide repeat protein has translation MAPITHPTKQWIPFTLVGMGLCAGIVATQLSLDTTRAEVPKLQRLSYLPDGNILKVAALGYREVVADVLWLQVIQAMGDRRVSTETGQWIYRALDVVTTLDPTFVRAYEAGAHALCSIVVMPQESNQLLEKGIRHNPQEWRLPFLLGINHFFEFGDNQRAAEAMTMAARIPGAPEIIARLAAKLLVSAKSPQQAVELLAKVYEETPDENVKRLLEQRLREAIVERDLALLEEAIGRFQAQHSQRPARLEQLVQEGLLRELPQEPFGGQYQYSALSGEVKSSEVKERMRMTFRKRGQ, from the coding sequence ATGGCTCCTATCACACATCCAACGAAACAATGGATCCCATTCACATTAGTCGGGATGGGTTTGTGCGCTGGGATTGTGGCAACCCAACTCTCTCTGGACACCACACGCGCAGAAGTCCCGAAACTTCAACGCCTGTCGTATCTCCCCGACGGCAATATACTCAAAGTAGCAGCACTAGGCTATCGAGAGGTCGTCGCGGATGTCCTCTGGCTGCAAGTCATTCAAGCGATGGGTGACAGACGCGTCTCCACAGAGACTGGTCAATGGATCTATCGAGCACTGGATGTCGTGACCACATTGGACCCCACATTTGTACGAGCCTACGAGGCAGGTGCACACGCGCTCTGTTCGATTGTGGTGATGCCGCAGGAAAGTAACCAATTGCTCGAGAAGGGCATTCGCCATAACCCCCAGGAATGGCGATTGCCGTTCCTATTGGGGATCAACCACTTCTTCGAATTCGGCGACAACCAGAGAGCGGCTGAAGCCATGACCATGGCCGCACGGATTCCTGGTGCGCCTGAGATTATCGCACGGTTAGCGGCCAAGCTGCTGGTCTCTGCGAAGTCACCTCAACAGGCCGTTGAATTACTCGCGAAAGTCTACGAGGAAACCCCTGATGAGAATGTCAAAAGGCTACTAGAGCAACGCTTACGGGAAGCCATCGTCGAGCGTGATCTTGCACTGCTTGAAGAAGCGATCGGACGGTTCCAAGCACAGCATTCACAACGACCGGCTCGGCTGGAACAGTTAGTCCAAGAAGGGCTGTTGCGGGAATTGCCACAAGAGCCGTTCGGCGGCCAGTATCAATACAGTGCTCTTTCCGGCGAGGTAAAAAGCAGTGAGGTCAAGGAACGAATGCGAATGACGTTTCGGAAAAGGGGACAGTAG
- a CDS encoding O-antigen ligase family protein, with translation MNKFVTERIPAFLTGPYLVIGSLTVFSPLIDGGTTQIPVLVIRLILLVALGSWLVAGLCRSTLSIPQTVLWWPIAAFLAWSGLSLLWSPYTSVSLQWFLSLLLYAGFLLIILLGVDNEKRLQGFLILILLMGLFEGGLGITQYLYAGEPRAKGTFFNPNFFSTYESVCAVLAISLLLFRIEYGTIGKLFLILTATVSGTAVILAQSRGGAAAFLIAITAVGYFRYGKSTLILLFLLALGTILFPNPLKQRMMDVGKQDPYAYTRVEIWEDATKRLYDHPSGIGLGMYKYASFQYRFPIEDNIIRYGKRAETAHNEYLQLAVELGVPGLTLFLLSTVIWAVAIKRAWKTDLPQQSRGILIGLCAGVLATIVHAGVDSVFHEPALVLLLILEGGLAVAFERYMRGTQTTSWTFSPPYHVARIILILVALGAMVFLAVRPAATWLLSNRGSSARADHDNLSAIKWYRYASIADPGSTSVRDELARLYIQQFNETGTPEWLDQAASEMAVAMALNPLDGRAPYRLGTIYRLLAEQPAFAAYQNSFNAQAAEAFEKSINVDPFSPFGYFELSKLHRGRGDRTSAQRLLEQAIIYEPNFLPARMVLADLTQENGQTDVANMYLASIKAIQWKYQGWTLTSLEQQFLGVRQSKP, from the coding sequence ATGAATAAGTTCGTCACTGAGAGAATCCCTGCTTTCTTGACCGGCCCCTATCTGGTCATAGGAAGCTTGACAGTGTTCTCCCCACTGATCGATGGCGGAACCACACAGATCCCTGTTCTCGTCATACGGCTCATTCTCTTGGTCGCCTTGGGGAGCTGGCTCGTGGCTGGACTTTGTCGATCCACATTGAGCATCCCCCAAACAGTTCTGTGGTGGCCCATTGCTGCTTTTTTAGCGTGGTCTGGCCTTTCCCTCCTATGGTCTCCCTATACAAGTGTCAGCCTTCAATGGTTCCTGAGCCTCCTGCTGTACGCCGGCTTCTTGTTGATCATCCTGCTTGGAGTAGACAACGAGAAACGATTACAAGGATTTCTCATCCTCATCCTACTCATGGGGCTATTTGAAGGCGGACTTGGGATTACCCAATACCTGTATGCTGGAGAACCGAGGGCCAAGGGAACGTTTTTTAACCCTAACTTTTTTTCGACATATGAGTCGGTGTGTGCCGTGCTGGCGATTAGTCTCCTGTTGTTCCGCATAGAATACGGAACGATAGGCAAGCTGTTCCTAATTCTGACCGCAACGGTATCCGGCACCGCGGTGATACTGGCTCAATCGAGGGGTGGAGCAGCAGCATTTCTTATTGCCATCACAGCCGTCGGATACTTCCGATATGGAAAGTCTACGCTGATTCTTCTTTTCCTACTTGCCCTTGGTACGATCTTGTTCCCCAATCCCCTAAAACAGCGAATGATGGACGTAGGAAAGCAAGATCCGTACGCCTACACCAGAGTAGAGATTTGGGAAGATGCGACAAAACGCTTGTATGACCATCCGAGTGGAATTGGGTTGGGAATGTACAAATACGCTTCCTTTCAATATCGTTTTCCCATAGAGGACAATATTATCCGTTATGGCAAACGTGCCGAGACGGCACACAACGAATATCTACAGCTGGCCGTGGAATTGGGAGTACCGGGGTTGACGCTCTTTCTACTAAGTACCGTGATATGGGCAGTCGCAATCAAACGGGCGTGGAAGACGGACCTTCCCCAACAATCACGAGGAATACTGATTGGCCTCTGCGCCGGGGTCTTGGCTACGATCGTCCATGCCGGCGTGGATTCCGTGTTCCATGAGCCGGCCCTAGTGCTTCTTCTGATTCTTGAAGGAGGTCTCGCGGTTGCCTTTGAAAGATATATGCGTGGCACACAGACTACATCGTGGACTTTTTCACCCCCATATCATGTGGCTAGAATCATCTTGATCCTTGTGGCCTTGGGAGCCATGGTATTTCTGGCTGTTCGACCAGCTGCAACGTGGCTCCTCTCCAATCGCGGCAGCAGCGCCAGAGCCGACCATGACAATCTGTCGGCGATCAAATGGTATCGATATGCATCAATCGCTGATCCTGGTTCTACATCAGTCCGTGACGAGCTCGCACGGTTGTACATCCAGCAGTTCAATGAGACCGGCACTCCTGAATGGCTTGATCAGGCTGCTAGTGAAATGGCAGTGGCCATGGCTCTCAACCCACTCGATGGCCGAGCACCCTATCGACTAGGCACGATTTACCGCCTGCTGGCTGAACAACCAGCCTTCGCTGCATATCAGAATTCATTCAACGCACAGGCGGCGGAAGCTTTCGAAAAATCGATAAATGTGGACCCTTTTTCACCCTTCGGATATTTTGAGTTGAGCAAGCTGCATCGTGGAAGGGGAGATCGCACATCAGCTCAACGACTGCTTGAACAAGCGATCATCTACGAACCGAATTTTCTACCTGCGAGAATGGTGCTGGCGGATCTGACACAAGAGAACGGACAAACCGACGTCGCGAACATGTATCTGGCGTCGATTAAAGCAATCCAATGGAAGTATCAGGGATGGACATTGACATCCCTGGAACAACAATTCTTAGGGGTACGACAGTCGAAACCCTAG